Part of the Quercus robur chromosome 5, dhQueRobu3.1, whole genome shotgun sequence genome, ccattagaaaatgtagttgggatacatggacagcaatagaccctccaagcctaatctacccagtgcacctaagccctccaagctccttgctccaacgaggttgcgccgaacctttttcttttctagcttcccggattccgctattagaccatagcatcaaccaatattaATTGGtaccttcctaactgcttcccaaagcaccaaataaacattctcacagatatgggtatggtgaaaAAAGGATTTGgccaagaacctctcaaggatgtatcaatggagaggaagagagtagaggaatttgaagagtctcttaggtgaagattgtggatgaatcaatcttgtttttctctagggtttctctctcaaaattctctctggaagctttctttcatttgtgggtataaggggtatttatactggagtgagaaaggaatgtgaaacgtcaggttttacaaaacaggggtggctcgcggcttgacctcgcgacttgactgagttgcgagatccagttgcgagataaccgtatggccagttgtcctgttttgtcttgtagtgctccagctagcatgactgttcaccttctggcacgcttggcacgtgtgctgcgtctggcggcttgaagccgcgagtctctgttttcttgcacattcttgagcaatcaacactctatctcactcactacccttacaacaaatccacctaaatacagggttactaaatgctgaaatacaagcaaatttggcacggaataaagccaataaaatggttgattagattcaaccttacagaatcTATATTTTTAATGGATCCATTTTTTACTGAATGTACACAATGCTCTACACGAATgcacttcaatttttttaagaatctagAAAATCTGTATATCAATTgtacaaatttttgttgttgaatctACACAATTCTGTATGATGAACCCACTCAAATTTTTCTTAGATTCTAGAAAATCTATACGTCAAATCTgtactattttttgtttaatttacaaaattttgtacattcaaccTATCCATTTTTTGTTGAATGTTCACAATTCTATTACATCAATGcacttaaattttttctaagaatCTAAAGAATCTATACATgaaatgtacaattttttttgatgaatttacACTATTCTTTACAGTCAAAATATCCATTTTCCACCAAATGTACATAGCTTGGATGTTCATGTTCATATGCTTGAATGCTCACATGATTTGGATGCTCACATGTTGGATTGATGCTCCTGTGATCTATGACCATAATGTTTGGGTGATTAATTTTCGACACTTCTCCCTTTGTGTTGTTTGCCTCTTTGTTCGTTTCTTGCTTATTTAGATTCTAGGGTTAGGATGTGTGTACATGCGTAAGGACCTACCTAGTAAACTCCATTTAAGTAATCTAGTAATACAAATGAGGGCCACTTCTAGCTACGCAGCCGGGGGTGCTTAACCCCATCCTGCGATCATACCTTAACTCTAAACTCAATTGTGTAAACCTTCATCATGGAGTTATTAAATGTTACCTGAACCTATAATCAGACGACAACTCCTTCCATGCCTCTATTTTAGAGGCATTTGCATACTCTCGGGCTTGTTGCCGATTATGAACTCAAATTGTCGTGAGGGAGTACAAGCAAAATACATACCCCACCTACACGACAGGGGGGGCTGAAAGGTAGAAAAAGGGAGTGTGGCCTACAGCACTTATAGTGACCACTCCACTGAAAATAGTGAGTTAGACTTTAGTTATTGCTGGATTATAGATAAATGGAACTTTACTCAGTAGGGTCACCATGAACACATGTGCACCCATTTCTAGGtaatccttcttctttttttttttttttttttttggtaataggACTTGCAAACCTGTGATACATTAAGTCCCCACTTCAAAAACACATaccttataaaaaagaaaaagaactcaaCATTGCGAATATCGAATTCTAGTCAAAACTCGACATCGGCAATGTCAAGTTCTAAAAGAATGGTGTTTTATTAGATAGTTAGAAAAAATGGCTAATTGGCTACATTGTCTAAAAATGAAGATTATTATGCCATTTTTTCCAATAAActgtaaaaaattaaagatgtgATTTATTGTATGTTATTTTTACACCTGTGACctgtgataccccaatttgattgattatgtgatgtgtgtgggtgtgtgatgagtcccacatcgggtatttactgggttgaacagggttttattaataattacaaggagcctcaattgtgactagtccttttgaggtatagcgcagatgtgactagcgtttttttttttttgggtcgttacatatggtatcagagccggcccggtaatCCCGTGTGGGCTTAGAGatactaccccacaaagtgggccctaatgaGAACGTTAGAGATtcaagtgggggagattgtgataccccaatttgattgattatgtgatgtgtgtgggtgtgtgacgagtcccacatcgggtatttactgagTTGAACTGGACTTTATTAataactacaaggagcctcaattgtgactagtccttttgaggtatagcgcagatgtggctagcgcttttccttgggtcgttacatatggtatcaaagccgACCCGGTAATCCCGTGTgagctcagagacactaccccacaaagtgggccctaacgaggacgttagggatttaagtgggggagattgtgataccccaatctgattgattatgtgatgtgtgtgggtgtgtgatgggtcccacatcgggtatttactgtgTTGAATTGggctttattaataactacaaggaacctcaattgtgactagtccttttgaggtatagcgcagatgtggctagcgcttttccttggatCGTTACAGTGACCTGTCTACAGAGAACAAGGAAACCAATTTTTTTCAACTACTGTTCTGTTCTTTGTCAGAAACAAAATCTATGAAACCCTGTGGCTCCCATTACAATCAAGAAACCTGATACACTTCCTTTGCTAGTTGAAGTCACAATGACCAACGAAACGACCAAAACCCAACTACCAAATGATcacaaagaaaaagattgagGAACGAAAATTAGATTTGTCTGTTAGCATGTTTTTATGTCGTGGGCTAGGATAGTAATTGTTCTTAGTATTTAATAAAACATGTATTAATTGGAGTGTATTTTAGTGAGCATTTGTTAGATAGTGAATAGTGATCACCACATATTGTTAAtagggtccggttaatgtgcccttagagcatacattaacaaatctatttttgaaaaattttatcgggaattgaaaaagctgtcaaaactttttcaattcctaataaaactttttccaaaaatagtacACCATTGTGTGCCCATTAGTAAAATCCTGGTTAGtattaaacaatttttagtgCACCTTACTATTAATGGTATGAATTTAATATTGTGTAATTTATTTGGTTAAAGGCAGTCTTTAATAGGATGGGCTTGCATTTTAAGTACTCACGATGGAAAGGTCCCTAGTCTTATGCTGGCGCATAGCTATTACTGTCACCCCAAAGCTAGTGCCATTGCCTATATTAGGTTATGAGCAAGTCCAACAGACAACCCCTGACTGGTATGGTTCCAAGCTTCATGTCAGGATGACCAGCTAAGGAGAATCGTCATATTTGGAGGAACAAGATTGGAAGCTCTCAATGTCACCTTTGCACACTTTGACATTAGCACGTCTGtgcttgttttttctttttcatttctttcatgagttaaaaaaataaaatcccaaaaataataatataatgtgataaaaaaattataaatgaaaaattataaaaatatacttagTCTGATTAGCCTTGTACGTTCAAGTTCATAGATTTTCCCCTCCATAATCGGGAAAGTCTAGTTTCAATGCCTTTTCAAAGTCGCCTCCATTACCTGCTGGAAGCTCTATTGTCTTATTGGATTCTACACACCCTGTTATGTTTTAGATAGGGCTTTAAGGCTTTCAAAGAGCTAGTAAAACTGTTGCGATAGCCCTTGAAAGGTCTTTTATTGATAATCTTGTTGTTACTTCATGCAAACCATGGATTAAATTAACAAGAAAATTGAGTACCTTTAACCATTCCAAGTTGATTGATAGGAGCTGATTGGAACTAACTAGTTCGTTTAGTTGGGTGAACAGCGCAGTGACTAAGAGATTGAGTTGCTGAGTTTCTTAGCTATCTGAGATAGCAATTAGTTGAGATTGGTTTTTGAGCTGGCATTTAGTTAGTTATGATGTTAGTTAGTGACAGTTAGAATTAGTTAGTTCCTAGCAACTTGTAGCATAATGTATAACTGTAATTGATAGTTGATTAGCTACTATAAACGGCTATGGTTACTTGTAATTCACCATCTTAGGAAATAATAAGCAAAAgtacactcttctctctctaagttcttcctcttctctctgTGTTCTAATTCTTTAGGAGGCCTAGTTCCCTCGAAAAACTACTCATAATCTTCTTAATTCAATAAGAACTAGTGGGTTCTTATCATCAATGCTCTTATATCAAATGTAATGAACGATTTGCAAAGTTGGACTCTTAGGGAAATTAGTtaaacttaaccaattcaaggtAGTCACCCTCGAAGAAAAGAGAATGAGTGAAAGAAATTGATTGAAAGGACAGAGGAAAACTGTGACAAATTTCTTATTGATGTTCAATACTATTGACATTTGACAAGTATTTATACAGGTTGGTTCACTTTAAGTTCTCTAGTTTGTTAACTCTAACTCATGTAACTAATTGAGTGAGACAACTGACTCACCAACCAACTAATTACTACAAACTCTTAATAATCCTTTCTTTCATACAATAAACAATTAGTAGTAGACAATTAGATgtaaatattacaacatttaggttcattacaaaaaaaattttatgtaaagCCTACCTATTTTACTTTGTGCATTTAATAAGGAGTTCTATGACATCTCAATTTCAGAAGGTGGGAAGGCTTGAATAATATTGTCCAGAACATTGATAGTGCTCACGTCTTCCCGTCTTAAAGAAGTCCAATTATCTAAGTCTGGTGTGCAAGATGAACTTGAAGCTCTCTCTGGAGTGTTGATCTCTCCATTATAAAAGTACTTTGCTTGTCCAACTGCCTTGCTCCAAACACTTCCAGAGCTAGCAGTTGCATTGCCTTGATATGCCTCTTGATCATGTTGATAATTCTTTAGTAATCGAATTAATGATAGTAGGAAACAAATTGTAGAAATGGCCGCCGATATAAGGTAGAGACCCCAGAAGCTCTGGATGCTCAAAGGCTCTGTATCATTGGATGTTTGGTCTGCTGAACACTCACGTGAGGGAGTCAACCATCTTTCTTCTAGACCTGTTAGGGTACCATCTTTTGATAGCTTTAGAATAGCTTCTGAAAAATCCTTCACTATTGGCGAGCCTTTTTGGAATGCCTGCATGGAGGGTAATTAGAAGTTAttcctattaaataaaaagattgtCCTCTTCGTTTCAAATGAAGTAAATACTATCTATTTCAGagtaataattttatttcacaACAATGTATGAAGTGTCACGTCATTTAATATTCTAAATGACATGACACTCGTTACCCtttaaacttataatttttaatcTAAAACAAGAAATTGATACATCTCAAACAGTGAAAATCCTAATACATTTGGAATAGAAttactaaaacaaaaaatcatagcaTGTTTGGACAATTttctataattaatatttattgagGATTTATACGTTTAGAACATCACTTAAGCTTTAAAACCATTGTATGAAAATACAAGAAGACTTCTTTGAAATAATGAGTTTTAGCCAACATAGAAAACTTGCAGAAACTCTCTACAAAATTGTTTCTTTCCATATTTAAACGGTCTGGAATCCACATTTTCTGCCAAGAATTCAAAAAGACCAATGTAATCTAAAAAAGTGCATGaatcttttgaatttaattcattGATGGCCAATGCTAATGTGTAACACTATTGAACTTCTGtgatcaatttaaaattatgtggCAACTAAAAGATCATAGAAAGGAGTAATTACTACTCACAAAGccaaatcctccaaatctatAGGTTTGTGAGGAGGTAGTGAATCCCTTGCAatatttattgatgaaaattttCTCATATGGAAGTTCAAAAAAGGCAGCAGCTATGCTTTTTTCCTTGAAATGTTCTTCCTAATCAGATTCAGTTGTAACTGTAATGATGTTCTTTGAATTAAATTTAAGAACATTCTGCAGGTAATTCATTACAAATGAATCATTATCACAACCAATTTTTGCATTGGTGCTCCTCAGCCACTCGATATCTCTAACTGGTTGTAGTCGTTGCACAGTGAGCATGGAAGACAGACTAGCAGTGTAGCTTGAGGTTAAGATCAGTACAACAAACAGCCAAACTACCACCACGGCTCGCGTGAGGTTGCTATAAACTCTTTCCCCTGCAAATGTAATTGATTCCATTCGTTAGAAATTCCATCCTGGCTGATGTTTAGTCTTTATCTCTGGGGACTCCTATTGATTAGAAAGAAATATCATAATAGGATGAACCTAATTGATCATAAAGGGATTAGTCCATTTTGTAAAATTGGCATTACGTTGTAAGCAAATTATTGCATCAAGTGCACATTTATTTCAGACACTGTATATTTTCCTGTCAAATATGAGCTGCAACCTTGCAGTAATTCTATCATTCTAAACCTCAAACTTAAACCTACCTCTTTAACTCCCACTAACTGCAAAGTACTAGATCTCTTAAAATTATCTAATTACATGTACAGAAATAAGAGAATTTGTGCAATGGTAAGCTAATTATATTACTTTACATCCTAGACCCACAAGTTATTAGGGGTGGGCACAATGAGGCAGCCTTGACGCTGTTTAGACTCCATAAACAGTATGGAAGACTTGATCATTATCTTGTGCTAAGTGTCATAGAGCACTTATCATGATCATACACATTGGTgctcataaaaaatataaaacatatcATAGACATTGGTACTTACTGTGGGCAAAGAACAGAGTGGAGAATGTGAACCAAAGTGAGGTACGAATCTGATTCTTCAATGGGCCTTTAAATTCTGGATTATATTGATGCTCCAAGAACCATACTATATGCATTGTGTAAATCAAGATGATTATtggttttgggattttggggTTCCTAATCAGGGTTTGTTGCAATTATAGATTTCAATTGCTAATATTTTCCCTCtctgttcttttttgtttttcccaggGAAACACCATAGAAGATCAAATTCTACCTAGGCTTTTTCTCTTGGCATTTTAAGGAATGGCTAgtaatgtttttaatttaatttaggaTTTCCTCCCTGAcctgttctttttatttatttgttagtagGAGTGAAATTGTGGTTTTTGGGTCCATTTTAGCATTTTGGTTTACTAATTTGTGTTGTTTGATAAGTGATAtgtatttctatatataaatatatgtgtaaAGCCTGATATTACTGGGAAGAATATCCTCCTAACAGAAAATTTAAACTCTTTGTAGCAAGATGCTGTTGTTTACTGGTACACACAAAAGTCATAGCTTCCCCCAGTGTGGTGGTTTTGGTACAGGTATGCTTGCTTTTCATTGCAAGATATTTTGATCTTCCTCAATGATACAAGGTTGCTTATTCTGTTCTCTTAATGCTTTTGTCTCTCCTTAACTTCTGTTcatataatgtttattttttactgTAGGGAAAATGTCATATCTCAATTAGGAGAGGTTGAGGAAGAATAGGGTCAAAGTTGAAGTCCGTCATGGAGATATTATCTCATTTGATAAGAATATCAttccatatttttatatatgattagTGTTACTGATGAGGTAgatatttactatttaaattaaaaaaaaaggtttggaaGAGGTGGGTTAGGTTGATTTCAAGACTCAAACTTGGAACACATTGCTTGAGGTGGACATAACTTGCTATTGcaatgtcttttattttaattttctttataatttgtaGGATTGGTCTTGATTCTGTAGGTTCCTTGAACAAATTGAATTTGAGGAATTGTTACCCTTAAAACATATATTCTAATGCTTTCAAGTGATCATGTTTGACAACCTACACAGTTATTAACCTTTTTGTCTCCTTCAACTTATAACTTGCATTTGCGTTTGCATTTGTGTACAAAGAAGTTCTTGTGTCCACACCGATGCCAGATGGTGcagttttaaaaagaaaagaaggtatATTCTTGATGATGTGTTATTCTATTTAATggtattttgttgtatttttgcTTCTCATAGTGCTTATTACAAGTGGCTGTATTGGATATTGCATGATAGTGGTAATGTTTTTTAGAGacttttaattattgatttcgTCCTTTTAAATGTTGGGCTTTTCTGGGTTTTGcatgtaattaaaattttagttgataATCTGTTTGAGTGATGAAGGGGAAAATCAAACGCCTTGATTTGAATTATATGGAGTAGCAAGTATGGTTAAACTATATATAGGTAAATCATTCCAAATTTTTGTAGCATTCCCTGTTATAatgttttgaagataaaatgttaactatagtctttttttttttatataaaaaaaaattatgcagagGGTTGTAATTTAGTGCTTGAATTTTCTAATCACATTTATGATGAGTATTTTTGCTATATGTTATGTATATTAAGCAATTTTTGGGGTGATATTGTCAAATTTACATCTTAAGAACTTTGAAATCTTTGTGAACATGcacttttttttggttctgCCTCCTATCCATGGTTGTGGTGTGttctttttgattttagggTAATTCTATAGATTTCTTAGAGTAATGCAGGATGGAGGTTGTCTAATCTTGGCTTTTGAGTAAAATTTGATGGCCAAAATTGCACCATATTTGtcacaaataaaaagatatatgttGCAAGTAACAATGGCAAAATTTCTAATTGATGTGCAGTCattaaaatgttgaattttggttaaaaggttGGTATCAACCTAATTTTTAGCATCTTTCACAATTTTAAGTGAATACATGTAAATTTGGtcaaatgttaatttttatgcCTTATAAGGTTTTGAGGAGtacataaatttgattttggaagATGTTGGAAAAGTCAACATCAAGAGGGAGAGCAAAAAACTTTAGGTGggttcattttttcattttcctttacttttaatCTCCCAAATGTGCATACTCTAAATGTGGtacatctattttgttatttgtagattaaataaaaaaaattaaaaaaaaaaaaaaaaaaaaaaaacaaaaacaatgtacAGGGTAGATTCTTCTTAAGAGATGCAACACAAtagccatctctctctctctctctctctctctctctctctcaatagtgGAGATAATGATTTCAGAAATTGTGTAAATTGGCATTATGTTGCCTTTTCAATCCCATTGAGGTCTAGCATCTTGGTTTACTGGTAATGTTATAATTTAGATACATCTTGAACATCAAGAACGATTAATGTAATTTATGAAGGATATTTGATTGAATGAGTATGAAATTAACTATATTTGTGTAAGTATTGGAGTGTACTTATATTagttatattttctaaatatgatCTCGAGCTCTTGATTATCATGATATCTCATTGtatgtgatagattttattggtttggtatataatttataccatgatattattttattttttattttttattttttatttttttcatattagggAAGTTATTAATAGCTTTTCCGTGCATCGCAtgagttagcgactagtaattctataaaaacaataacataacaaaaaattttgaattcttgcaattgtcatttaattttcataaattttagaGTTAGGGTTTTCATGACTTTAAGTTAGGATATTTGGAAATAAGGAAATtcagaaaataattaatttggaGAAGATATAGTctttaaaaatgaatgaaatatcACTTTTCCATAAGTGAGCTAAGTCAAATGAAATTGGAATAGTTAATTTAGGACATATCTTAAGGggcacttaaaaataaaatctttggTAAACAATGAGaatcaaatcatttttaagttattttcaaattcaaaatttggaaaGATAAtggttttaaataaattaaattctaaaatattttttaataaaagatatAGTCAATTAGGTTTAACTTTCAAATTTGATTCTAATTCATTTTAAGTCAATTTAAGTTTtgaacttctctctctctctctgactctACGTAGTCTCTGACAGTAGAAGTTACGTACTCACCATTCCTTGTGAGTTTTCAACCTCTCTAATCTGCTTTCTTATCAGATTAGAATCTCATGAAGTAGCTGTTTCTGAACAGCAGGCCCAATTTAGCATTTTGTTCAGATAATTTGAAATCTTGGTTATCAAACCATTAATGTCTCATTATGTcaatctttctaaaaaaatcgaGTTCAATTCCTTCAAGGTCAATGTTCTGATATCAAATGTAATGAAAAATTTATGAAGTTGGACTCTTAGGGAAATTAGTGGTAACTAGACCAATTTGAGGTAGTTGCGTTCCAAGaaaagagaatgagagaaacaAATAGGTTGAAAGGAAAGAATAAATGTATATGACTAGTTTCTTATTGAGGTTCAATAATATTGACACATATTT contains:
- the LOC126728259 gene encoding glutamate receptor 3.5-like — its product is MQAFQKGSPIVKDFSEAILKLSKDGTLTGLEERWLTPSRECSADQTSNDTEPLSIQSFWGLYLISAAISTICFLLSLIRLLKNYQHDQEAYQGNATASSGSVWSKAVGQAKYFYNGEINTPERASSSSCTPDLDNWTSLRREDVSTINVLDNIIQAFPPSEIEMS